TTTCCCGACCCGGAAGGCCCGATAACGGCAACTGCTTCACCCGACTGGATATTAAAATTAACCTTCTTCAGCACATCCAAGTTGCCGAAGGATTTCTGTAAATCCCTTACTTCTATCATACTACTCATATTCGGACAGTCCTTCTACTCGAATTTGAAACGTTTCTCCAGTGCTTTGAAGAATAATGTTAATACCAGCGTCATCAATAAATAAATCACTCCCGCCACTACGAAGGGGGTTACTGTAAAATCTCGATTTACTGCTGTTTTGGCATAGTTCAGTAGCTCAGGTACAGCAACGGCGTACAGTAAAGCCGTATCTTTGACCAAAGAGATCGATTCGTTTGCCACAGCTGGCAAAGCTACCCTGAACATTTGAGCTAGAATTACCTTGCGCAGCGTTTGCCATTTACTCAGTCCAAGTACCTTTGCTGCTTCATGCTGCCCTTTATCAATAGAGAGCATGCCCCCACGGAAGATCTCTGCGAAATATGCTCCGTAGTTAAGAATAAATCCAAGACTCGCCGCAACGAAACGGTCCATGACCAGATATTCTCCAATCACCGGAATCTGTGGTAAACCAAAGCAAAAGAACAACAATTGCAATAAAAGAGGCGTTCCCCGCATGACATAGATATAGCTATGCGCAATCCATGCCAAGGGTTTGATTACACTCTTCGCCATCAAAGTGACTAGGAACCCGAGCGGAATCGACACTAAAATAACTATTAGGAACAATAAAACAGTCGTACGTGCACCTTCCAACATCGGCCCAGCAATTTGTATAATATAATCCATATTCATTTCTCCAATAGACTCCTATATGTTACCCTCTATTTCAACACCTTGTTCTCACCAAACCACTTTGTAGAAATTTCTGCAGCCGCACCATCACTGTTCATTTCATCCAGTGCTTTCTGTAGCTCCTCTAACAAACTCTCATTGCCTTTCTTGATTCCGATACCGTATTGCTCAGGTGCAAGCGATTCATCCAAGAGTTTAAAGGTATTAGGCTCTTTTGACATGTAATATCTCGCCACGACTTCATCAATTACTACACCGTCCAGACGCTTAGTCTTCAAGTCAGTGAGCGCCAATACGTTATCCGGGAATTCCGATAGATTAGCGATTTGGTCTTTAATCGGATTTGCATTTAAAGCATCGGCAGCGGAGGACAGACTTTGGAGACCTACCTCTTTACCAGCCAGATCCTTTAGCTTCGAAATCGATGAATCCGCTAATACGACTACTACCTGACTATTCTCAAGATAAGGCTTAGTGAATAATACCTTTTCCTTACGTTCATCCGTGATGGTATAACCATTCCAAATCATATCAATGCGACCGCTATTTAGTTCTGACTCCTTAGCTGACCAGTCAATCGGCTGGAAAGTGATTTCTTTGCCCATTTTCTCAGCAGCAGCTTTGGCATAATCAATATCAAAACCAACGATTTCGTTGTTCTCATCTCTAAAGCCCATCGGAGCGAACTTATCATCGATTCCGATAACCAACTTTCCATCCTTACTTCCAGAAGACGAGCAACCTGATATAGCTACAATTACCATAATCATAAATAATACCAATAATACATTTTTCTTCATCTCTTTTAACCCCCATCGTTGTCACAGCAGTGCGTGCTTTAGTTCGCTAATACGTTATCAGAGTATCATGATAACATGGCAAATAAACTACGTCGATAGATTAACGAGCCCTACTTGTGTCAAATCTACAAAGATTTCAGACAACAAAAAAAAGGCGACAGATCAAATCTGTCGCCTCAACAATATGAATAAGCCTTTATTATTCAATCTTACTATTAGAATTAACGATGATCCTTCCAGAAGTTGTTAGGTGTCATATCTGAAGTAATGATATGGAACTCGTAGCCCTCTTTCTTCAGCGTCTCTAGGATACGCGGAAGAACTTTAAGTGTAGCCTTTTGATCATGCATTAGAATTACTGGAGCACTCTTCTTCAGACTGTGAACCTCTCTCATAACCGTGTTATAGATAGAATTACTATCATTCTTATATCTCCAATCCTCAGAGTCAACGTTCCAATCCCACAGATGATAGCCCTGAGTTAGTAACTTATCTCTAAAAGGTTTTGTTAAATAAGGTTTACTACCATAAGGTGTACGAATCAATGTTGTACTTTGACCGGTAATCTTCTTCAGAATCGCATTATCGTTATTCATTTCTTTCAACGCAGAAGTCGGAGAAGCATAAAATTTATCTTTCACATGTGTCATACCGTGTAAACCAGGCGCATGTCCTTCGTTCACTAAGCGTTTCACTTGGGACGCGTGCTCGTTCATATTAGGTCCTAGCATAAAAAAGGTAGCTTTAGCATTATACTTCGCCAATATATCAAGTAGTTGAGAGGTTGTAGCGGATGGTCCATCATCAAAGCTAAGATATACGGCTTTTCCCTTCTTACCTGTCGTACCTGTAGTTGCATTTGCCTGCAAAGCCTTCTTATGTTGAGTTACAAACGCAGTATCGCTTAACTTAGCACCGGAATTATGAACTCTTAATAATGATTCAGCTGGCTTATACGAAATTGAAAATCCAAGATGAGTGGTCATCTTTACTGGAACCATCGTTCTTCCATTTTCCAGAAAAGTAACCAAGGATATTTTTTTTCCATTAAGAAGAGTAGCTGTTGAACGATCATTCATCAGTCTAATGGATCCGTTGTTCCCCTTAACATTTATCCCATCAGCATGAAGAGTTAGAACCAGATTCGTTTCAAGTGACAAATCACGCAGTGGAACAAAATACGTATCCTTTATCGAAACTGCATTAATGTTAGTTAATTTATCATTCACCCCTAATTTCAGGGATCCTGCGCCCGCAGCATTCACTGAATCTATCTCTCGTACCAAACCAGCACATACGAAAAACACTATAAATAATAGCCAAACTTTCTTTTTAAACATCGTCAAAAATCTCCCATCCTGTGTATTTATCTATAACCTTATCATAGATTAATAGAAAGAAATTTGAGAGATTGTAACTTAATGCAGAATAATTTGTTACCCTTTTGGTTATTTTCAGAAATTTCGACAACAATCATCAAAATATGTGTTTGGGCTAAATCCAGTCATAGCAACAATAATTGGTTAAAATATAGTCCTTTTGCACAAAATAGATGTGTCCAAATTAGCAACTTTAGTAAATTATTGAACAAAGTTTGAACAGAAAAAAATATCCATTAATCAGCACCACTACAGTGATCTTTATCATATCATTAGGAACTTGTAACAAATTGATCACACATATTTAACTTGATCGCCATTATTAAGGTCTATTATGGGTTAGATGGTAAAATAAGTCTTTTGCTTTCTTTCTCATTAGTTCTTACTATATATGAAGGTAATGATTGAGGGTTATTAATAGAAGTATTGAAGGAAGGAGCTTAAGCATGAACAAAAAGGGACCGTTATACGCTTTATTTCTCAGCCTAATTTTACTCTTGCCAGGATGCAGTTCAATCGCTGTTCTAAATCCGAAGGGGCCGGCTGCGAGAACTCTGTCTGACACGATCATCCTCTCCATTGTTGTGATGCTCGGTGTTCTGGCAGTTGTCTACATCTTATATGTCTTCGTACTTTTGAAGTACCGTGCCAAGAAAAGCAACGAAGGTTACATTCCTCCACACGAGGAAGGAAACAAATGGCTCGAGGCCATCTGGATTACCATTCCAATTATTATCGTGGCATTCCTATCGGTGGTTACTGTCAAAACGACAGTAGATGTAGAGAACGTTGCAGCGGATTATAAAGATCAGAAACCGCTTGTAATTTATGCTTCCTCCTCCAACTGGAAATGGCATTTCAGCTATCCTGAGGAAGGTATTGAAACCGTAAACTATGTGAACATCCCAGTTCACCGCGCTGTAGAGTTCAGATTGTACTCTTTCGGTACGATCTCGAGTCTCTGGATCCCACAATTGGGTGGACAAAAGTACGCGATGAGCGATATGTTAACAACCCTTCATCTTTCAGCCGATACTGTAGGCTCTTATGTCGGAAGAAATGCGAACTTTAATGGTAAGGGTTTTGCCCACATGGAGTTTGAGGCACTTGCGATGACGGATGCGGATTATCAGGAATGGGTGAAAGACGTTAAAGAAACGGCAGGCCCACTATCCGAAGAAGAATTCAAGAACCTTCTGGAAATGGAACATGTCGGACGTAAAACATACACCAACACCCACTTATCCTTTAGCCCTCCTCCAGGGGACCATGGCGACCATATGGGTACTAATGGTACAGAAAAGGATACGGATAACGGAAACACAGAACATCAGGACAATAAAGAAATTCATCCCTCTCCTGCACCATCCAGTGAGACGGAATTCGACAGCGTACCTAATCCGGAACTGGATGATGAGAGCGCAACACATGAAGGACATTAGTCCTTGTTAAATGAACAACTTGAAAGGAGCGATTCCTAATGGATTGGGATAAATTTAAGGTCCACGGCGAACCCTTGATATACGGAGCCATGGCAAGTATTGTTCTGGCTACAATCGGGATTATCGTTGGCCTGACCTATTTTAAAAAATGGGGATATTTATGGCGCGAATGGTTAACTACAGTTGACCACAAACGTATTGGGATTATGTATATCCTCGCTGCGCTACTTATGCTTTTCCGCGGCGGCGTTGACGCTATTATGATGAAGCTGCAAACAGCGGCTCCAGACATGAAATTTCTTGACGCACAGCATTACAATGAGGTATTTACAACCCACGGCTTGATTATGATTCTCTTCATGGCTATGCCGTTTATTATCGGTCTGATGAACGTTATCGTTCCGCTGCAAATCGGTGCTAGAGACGTTGCCTTCCCACGTCTGAACGCTGTCAGCTTCTGGCTCTTCTTCTTCGGTGCCATGCTGCTTAACATTTCATTTGTTATTGGGGGATCGCCAGATGCTGGTTGGTCCGCTTACTTCCCACTAGCAAGTCTAGAGTTTAGTCCAACGGTGGGTAACAACTATTATTCACTCGCTCTACAAATATCAGGTATCGGTACACTCATTACAGGCGTTAACTTTATTGTAACGATTCTGAAAATGCGCGCACCAGGCATGAAGCTGATGAAAATGCCAATGTTTACTTGGTCCGTACTGATTACGAACGTAATCATCGTATTCGCTTTCCCAGTGCTTACGGTAGCGCTCGCTTTGATGATGTTCGACCGATTATTCGGATCTCAATTCTTCACGATGGCCAACGGCGGTATGGATATGTTATGGGCCAACCTTTTCTGGGTATGGGGACATCCAGAAGTATATATCGTTGTATTGCCGGCATTTGGTATTTATAGTGAAATTATCGCCACCTTCTCCAAAAAGAATCTGTATGGTTACACATCCATGGTCTTCAGTATGTTGATCATTTCCCTCTTGTCCTTCTTAGTATGGGCTCACCATTTCTATACAATGGGTCAAGGCGCAATGGTAAACAGCTTCTTCTCAATTACAACCATGGCCATTGCGGTACCAACAGGTGTGAAAATATTTAACTGGCTGTTCACCTTACGAAAAGGGCGAATATCATTTACGACACCAATGCTTTATTCGCTTGCCTTTATCCCGATCTTTACGATTGGTGGAGTAACAGGTGTCATGCTGGCTATGGCCAGCGCCGATTACCAGTATCATAATACGATGTTCCTAGTAGCGCATTTCCACTACGTACTCATTCCAGGTGCTGTATTCGCCGTTATCGCAGGTTTCCACTACTGGTTCCCTAAAGTATTCGGCTTCCGCTTGAATGAACGTCTAGGCAAGCACGCTTTCTGGTGGATTGTTATTTCCTTTAACGTATCGTTCTTCCCACTCTTCCTTCTCGGTCTAATGGGTATGACCCGCCGACAATATACTTACTCTGCGGAAACCGGCTTTGGTCCGCTAAGTATGGTCTCGTTCGTAGGGGCGATTGGTCTTGTTGTCGGATTTGTCATTCTGGTTTATAACATTTACTGGAGTACACGTTACGAGCCAAGAGATACCGATGGAGATCCATGGGATGCACGTACACTGGAGTGGGCAACGAAAAGTCCGATTCCAGCTTACAACTTCGCAGTGGTTCCAAACGTAAAAACACGCGATGCCTACTGGTCTGCTAAACAAGATAAAGTACCACTCTTTGAAGATAAGATTACTAAGATTCATATGCCTAGCAATACAGGAAAGCCATTTATTCTAGGTGTTATCTTCTTCATCGCAGGATTCTCACTGGTATTCAGTCTCTGGATTCCAGCTATACTCTCGGGAGTAGGTATCCTCATCGTAATGGCTGCTATGTCCTTCGATCGGGATCACGGATTCTACATCCCAGCAGAAGAAGTTATTGCTACTGAAAAGAAATTGCGGGGTGAGACAGTATGAAAATAGATGCGTCTAAGCCGCTTGAATACTCAACAGAAGAGAATAGTAATAAAATCTTTGGCTTCTGGGTCTTTCTAGGAGCAGAGATTGCACTGTTCGCTACGTTGTTCACTGTTTACTTTGTAATGGTAGACCGATTTGCCAGCGGCCCTAGCGGTCCGGATATTTTTGAAATCGGTCCAGTGATGATCGAAACATTGCTACTCTTGACAAGCTCGTTCACGATTGGTCTTGCAGTTCATGCCATGCGGCATGGCTACCAAAAAGCGATGATGGTCTTCTTCGGACTAACCCTGCTAATGGGTCTCGGCTTCCTTGGTATTGAAATCATGGAGTTTGTCACTTATGTTCACGAAGGAGCTACCCTTCAAACCAGTGGTTTCCTATCTAGTCTCTTTGTACTACTGGGAACACACGGAGCTCACGTAACGTTCGGCTTCCTGTGGGGTGCAGCAATTCTAATCCAGTTGAAGCGTCAAGGTATTACTCCGGCTACGGCCAAT
This window of the Paenibacillus sp. FSL R10-2734 genome carries:
- the qoxA gene encoding cytochrome aa3 quinol oxidase subunit II; protein product: MNKKGPLYALFLSLILLLPGCSSIAVLNPKGPAARTLSDTIILSIVVMLGVLAVVYILYVFVLLKYRAKKSNEGYIPPHEEGNKWLEAIWITIPIIIVAFLSVVTVKTTVDVENVAADYKDQKPLVIYASSSNWKWHFSYPEEGIETVNYVNIPVHRAVEFRLYSFGTISSLWIPQLGGQKYAMSDMLTTLHLSADTVGSYVGRNANFNGKGFAHMEFEALAMTDADYQEWVKDVKETAGPLSEEEFKNLLEMEHVGRKTYTNTHLSFSPPPGDHGDHMGTNGTEKDTDNGNTEHQDNKEIHPSPAPSSETEFDSVPNPELDDESATHEGH
- a CDS encoding amino acid ABC transporter substrate-binding protein; translated protein: MKKNVLLVLFMIMVIVAISGCSSSGSKDGKLVIGIDDKFAPMGFRDENNEIVGFDIDYAKAAAEKMGKEITFQPIDWSAKESELNSGRIDMIWNGYTITDERKEKVLFTKPYLENSQVVVVLADSSISKLKDLAGKEVGLQSLSSAADALNANPIKDQIANLSEFPDNVLALTDLKTKRLDGVVIDEVVARYYMSKEPNTFKLLDESLAPEQYGIGIKKGNESLLEELQKALDEMNSDGAAAEISTKWFGENKVLK
- the qoxB gene encoding cytochrome aa3 quinol oxidase subunit I, whose translation is MDWDKFKVHGEPLIYGAMASIVLATIGIIVGLTYFKKWGYLWREWLTTVDHKRIGIMYILAALLMLFRGGVDAIMMKLQTAAPDMKFLDAQHYNEVFTTHGLIMILFMAMPFIIGLMNVIVPLQIGARDVAFPRLNAVSFWLFFFGAMLLNISFVIGGSPDAGWSAYFPLASLEFSPTVGNNYYSLALQISGIGTLITGVNFIVTILKMRAPGMKLMKMPMFTWSVLITNVIIVFAFPVLTVALALMMFDRLFGSQFFTMANGGMDMLWANLFWVWGHPEVYIVVLPAFGIYSEIIATFSKKNLYGYTSMVFSMLIISLLSFLVWAHHFYTMGQGAMVNSFFSITTMAIAVPTGVKIFNWLFTLRKGRISFTTPMLYSLAFIPIFTIGGVTGVMLAMASADYQYHNTMFLVAHFHYVLIPGAVFAVIAGFHYWFPKVFGFRLNERLGKHAFWWIVISFNVSFFPLFLLGLMGMTRRQYTYSAETGFGPLSMVSFVGAIGLVVGFVILVYNIYWSTRYEPRDTDGDPWDARTLEWATKSPIPAYNFAVVPNVKTRDAYWSAKQDKVPLFEDKITKIHMPSNTGKPFILGVIFFIAGFSLVFSLWIPAILSGVGILIVMAAMSFDRDHGFYIPAEEVIATEKKLRGETV
- a CDS encoding polysaccharide deacetylase family protein produces the protein MFKKKVWLLFIVFFVCAGLVREIDSVNAAGAGSLKLGVNDKLTNINAVSIKDTYFVPLRDLSLETNLVLTLHADGINVKGNNGSIRLMNDRSTATLLNGKKISLVTFLENGRTMVPVKMTTHLGFSISYKPAESLLRVHNSGAKLSDTAFVTQHKKALQANATTGTTGKKGKAVYLSFDDGPSATTSQLLDILAKYNAKATFFMLGPNMNEHASQVKRLVNEGHAPGLHGMTHVKDKFYASPTSALKEMNNDNAILKKITGQSTTLIRTPYGSKPYLTKPFRDKLLTQGYHLWDWNVDSEDWRYKNDSNSIYNTVMREVHSLKKSAPVILMHDQKATLKVLPRILETLKKEGYEFHIITSDMTPNNFWKDHR
- a CDS encoding amino acid ABC transporter permease — encoded protein: MNMDYIIQIAGPMLEGARTTVLLFLIVILVSIPLGFLVTLMAKSVIKPLAWIAHSYIYVMRGTPLLLQLLFFCFGLPQIPVIGEYLVMDRFVAASLGFILNYGAYFAEIFRGGMLSIDKGQHEAAKVLGLSKWQTLRKVILAQMFRVALPAVANESISLVKDTALLYAVAVPELLNYAKTAVNRDFTVTPFVVAGVIYLLMTLVLTLFFKALEKRFKFE
- the qoxC gene encoding cytochrome aa3 quinol oxidase subunit III; amino-acid sequence: MKIDASKPLEYSTEENSNKIFGFWVFLGAEIALFATLFTVYFVMVDRFASGPSGPDIFEIGPVMIETLLLLTSSFTIGLAVHAMRHGYQKAMMVFFGLTLLMGLGFLGIEIMEFVTYVHEGATLQTSGFLSSLFVLLGTHGAHVTFGFLWGAAILIQLKRQGITPATANKSFIFSLYWHFLDVVWIFIFSFVYLKGLM